AGCGCCTTTCTCCATTTTTTTTATCATGATGTCCAGTTCGCCGAGAATTGCCGCCAACAGGGGGAGGCGTTTTTGCATGATGGTGGCGTCGTGCCGGGCAAGCGAGGTGGTTTTGTCCCGGATTTCCTGGGGAAAGGCGGAAAGAGGGGTGCTGATATTTAAGCCGATCCCCAGCACCACAAGCGGTCGGCCGGCAATGAATTCCGTTTCCGTCAGGATGCCGCCGCACTTACGGCCGGAAATCAGCAGGTCATTGGGCCACTTGATGGCCGGTTCAATCCGGCAGATGCGGGAAACGGCTCGGCAGAGAGCAACACCGGCGCCAAGGGTGATTTTCGGCAGATCAGCGGGTTCCAGGGTCGGCCGCAGAAGAAGGGAAAAATAGAGTCCGCTTTCTCCGTGGGAAAGCCATTGTTTGCCAAGCCTGCCCCGGCCCCCGGTCTGGTGGTGGGCGATGACCACGGTGCCGGAGGGGATGCCCTCCCGGCCCAATTGCAGGGCGTCGCTGTTGGTGGAGGCGGTTTCCCGGAGTTGTACAAGCGGATGGCCGGCGATTGCCCCTTGCCGGGAAATTTCTTGCCGGAATGAATCCTCGATGGTGGAGGTTGTATCGTTCATGGTCCCATGGTACCCGAAAGACGGAAGGATGGGAATGGGGATTGCGGAATGCGGAATGCGGATTGCGGATCGCGGATTTTGGATTATAGTGGTTCCTTGCTGGAATGATCAACCAAGCCAATTTAAGATGGTTCCGTAAAAACTAAAAAAAACAACCACGGAGGCCGCGGAGCACACAGAGATAACTTCTTGTAATTTAAAAGATTTTTTCTGTGTTCTCTGTGGTGAAGAAAGATTTTTTACGAGACCATCAATTCAAGCAAAAGAACCTACTCAACAAGGAGACATCCCATGCCGTACGTCAACATCCGGGTTGCCGGAATACT
This region of Desulfobulbaceae bacterium DB1 genomic DNA includes:
- a CDS encoding biotin--[acetyl-CoA-carboxylase] ligase, which translates into the protein MNDTTSTIEDSFRQEISRQGAIAGHPLVQLRETASTNSDALQLGREGIPSGTVVIAHHQTGGRGRLGKQWLSHGESGLYFSLLLRPTLEPADLPKITLGAGVALCRAVSRICRIEPAIKWPNDLLISGRKCGGILTETEFIAGRPLVVLGIGLNISTPLSAFPQEIRDKTTSLARHDATIMQKRLPLLAAILGELDIMIKKMEKGAFGEILTEWKKRDYTVGKRISWLTTQGKAVRGLSLGPDSEGRLHIRDDQGMVHEVLSGDIRLQAPAPAEPAPG